CCGAGAAGCTGATCCCCCTTACGATTCTGAACGCGCTGAACGGCAAGGCCATTCCGGTTTACGGGGACGGCAAAAACGTGCGGGATTGGCTGTATGTTGAAGATCACTGCGATGCTATATCCACGATCCTGAAATTGGGCAAGCCCGGCGAGACTTACAACGTCGGCGGGTCGAGCGAGAAGGCGAACATAGAAGTTGTCAACACTATCTGCGAGCTGATGGACGAACTGGTTCCTGGCTCACCATCGAGACCGCATAAAACGCTCATAAAGTTCGTCACCGATCGCCCCGGACACGATCGACGCTATGCCGTCGACGCAAGCAAGCTGCGAACAGAACTGGGATGGCAACCTCAGGAAAATTTCCGTAGTGGCATACGTAAAACTATTGAATGGTATTTGAGCCACAAAGATTGGCTCGACTCAGTTGTCTCTGGTGCGTACAAAGATTGGATCGCCGCCCAATACGCAACCCGGTAAGAATCCTGAAATGGGACTCAATGCAGAGGTGAAGGTTTAGCTTGAAGCAGCGTAAAGGAATCATTCTCGCCGGAGGCTCCGGCACTCGTCTTTATCCGGTTACCCATGTCGTATCGAAGCAGCTGCTTCCGGTGTACGACAAGCCCATGGTGTACTACCCCATGTGTACGCTGATGTTGGCGGGCCTCCAGGATGTTCTCATCATTTCGACTCCCACTGATACTCCGCGCTTTCGCGATCTTCTTGGAGATGGCCGCCAGTGGGGATTGAATCTGTCCTACGCAGTCCAGCCCAACCCGGGCGGACTGGCGCAGGCATTCCTCATTGGCCGCGATTTCCTCGACGGCGCTCCCAGCTGCCTGGTTCTTGGCGATAACATTTTTTATGGCCATGATCTTCCGGCGATGCTGCGTGTGGCAAATACCCGGGAGAAGGGCGCGACTGTATTCGCCTATCAAGTTCAGGATCCTCAGCGCTATGGAGTCGTCGAACTTGATGCAGAAGGGCGCGCCTTGAGCATTGAAGAGAAGCCCTCGGCGCCTAAGTCGCGCTTCGCGGTTACAGGACTGTACTTCTATGACGAGCACGCGCCGCAAATTGCTTCTGAACTGAAGCCGTCCCACCGCGGCGAGCTTGAGATTACAGATTTG
The DNA window shown above is from Terriglobales bacterium and carries:
- a CDS encoding GDP-mannose 4,6-dehydratase; this translates as PDDAAFTEHTPYAPNSPYAASKASSDHLVRAYHHTYGLPTLTSNCSNNYGPYQFPEKLIPLTILNALNGKAIPVYGDGKNVRDWLYVEDHCDAISTILKLGKPGETYNVGGSSEKANIEVVNTICELMDELVPGSPSRPHKTLIKFVTDRPGHDRRYAVDASKLRTELGWQPQENFRSGIRKTIEWYLSHKDWLDSVVSGAYKDWIAAQYATR
- the rfbA gene encoding glucose-1-phosphate thymidylyltransferase RfbA gives rise to the protein MKQRKGIILAGGSGTRLYPVTHVVSKQLLPVYDKPMVYYPMCTLMLAGLQDVLIISTPTDTPRFRDLLGDGRQWGLNLSYAVQPNPGGLAQAFLIGRDFLDGAPSCLVLGDNIFYGHDLPAMLRVANTREKGATVFAYQVQDPQRYGVVELDAEGRALSIEEKPSAPKSRFAVTGLYFYDEHAPQIASELKPSHRGELEITDLNRVYMKRGELRAEIMGRGIAWLDTGTHDSLVDASLFIQTIEKRQGLKVACPEEVAFRSGFIDAAHLERLATDCQNRQYGAYLHQVLEESRSESAVAAPAR